In Elusimicrobiaceae bacterium, a genomic segment contains:
- a CDS encoding YifB family Mg chelatase-like AAA ATPase, whose protein sequence is MLANVQTCTLKGIDGFEVMTEVDISSGLPTLSVVGLPDAEVKESKDRVMAAIRNSGFDFPLKRITVNLSPAELRKSGTQFDLPIAVGILAASEALSPAAIAKLKQLLFLGELALDGSLRPCAGILPMLISTKDKYTAVIPPDNILEGKTSGAMFVTPRTLRDLANWLEGKIPDSAVQMAYIPPETDETNNLLDFSDVKGQAVAKRALEIAAAGGHNVLMIGLPGTGKSMLAKRFPGILPPLTDAETLEITKIYSVCNLIQQTKRLSARPFRDPHHTISDVALIGGGSTPKPGEVSLAHNGVLFLDEFAEFSRSTLEVLRQPLENGCVTISRAKETVTYPARFTLIAAMNPCPCGNLGSLHTPCTCSPLQINRYRSKISGPLLDRIDLTVQLNPVQYTDWNKTAEGETSAQIRARVIAARQRQEKRFAGTPTTANAFMTQRQMKEFCVLPSGADQILEAAMRKFGLSARSLDKVLKTARTIADLEGKDNIENAHLIEVLQYRPLDRKGVPDL, encoded by the coding sequence ATGCTGGCCAATGTACAAACCTGCACGCTAAAAGGTATAGATGGTTTTGAAGTAATGACAGAGGTGGACATCTCTTCGGGGTTGCCCACCTTGTCCGTGGTAGGTTTGCCCGATGCCGAAGTAAAAGAAAGTAAAGATCGTGTCATGGCTGCTATCCGCAATAGCGGCTTTGATTTTCCTCTCAAGCGTATCACTGTCAATTTAAGCCCGGCAGAACTGCGCAAAAGCGGCACCCAGTTTGATTTGCCTATTGCAGTAGGTATTTTGGCCGCTTCTGAAGCCTTGTCTCCGGCCGCCATTGCAAAACTCAAACAACTATTATTTCTGGGAGAACTAGCTTTGGATGGATCCTTGCGCCCCTGCGCAGGCATTTTGCCCATGCTAATTTCCACCAAAGATAAATATACCGCTGTTATCCCGCCCGATAACATTTTGGAAGGGAAAACCTCCGGTGCTATGTTTGTCACACCGCGTACCTTGCGGGATTTAGCCAATTGGTTAGAAGGAAAAATTCCCGACAGCGCGGTTCAAATGGCTTATATCCCGCCGGAAACAGATGAGACAAACAATCTATTGGATTTTTCGGATGTAAAGGGACAAGCCGTTGCCAAACGAGCTTTGGAAATTGCGGCTGCGGGCGGACACAATGTGCTGATGATTGGCTTGCCGGGTACTGGTAAAAGTATGCTGGCCAAACGTTTCCCGGGCATTTTGCCGCCCTTAACCGATGCGGAAACCTTAGAAATTACCAAGATTTATTCTGTATGTAATTTAATTCAGCAAACTAAACGCCTTTCCGCACGCCCTTTCCGAGACCCGCATCACACTATTTCCGATGTGGCACTAATTGGCGGCGGTAGTACTCCAAAACCGGGCGAAGTATCCTTGGCTCATAACGGTGTATTGTTTTTAGATGAATTTGCGGAATTTTCCCGCTCTACCCTGGAGGTATTACGCCAACCGTTAGAAAATGGTTGCGTAACGATTTCCCGTGCCAAAGAAACAGTCACTTATCCGGCGCGTTTTACCTTAATTGCGGCCATGAACCCTTGTCCGTGCGGCAATTTGGGCAGTTTGCACACCCCGTGTACTTGTTCCCCTTTACAAATTAACCGCTACCGCTCCAAAATTTCAGGCCCTTTACTCGACCGCATTGACTTAACCGTACAACTCAATCCCGTCCAGTACACGGACTGGAACAAGACCGCCGAAGGAGAAACCTCTGCTCAAATCCGCGCGCGTGTCATCGCTGCCCGCCAACGCCAAGAAAAGCGTTTTGCCGGCACGCCCACCACTGCCAACGCGTTTATGACTCAAAGACAAATGAAAGAGTTTTGTGTTTTACCTTCCGGCGCAGATCAAATTTTAGAAGCGGCCATGCGCAAATTCGGCCTCAGTGCACGTAGTTTAGATAAAGTACTCAAGACAGCGCGCACCATTGCTGATTTAGAAGGGAAAGACAATATAGAAAACGCCCATTTAATTGAAGTACTGCAATACCGACCGCTAGACCGCAAGGGGGTCCCGGATTTATGA
- the dprA gene encoding DNA-processing protein DprA has product MSISAQERLARIRINAFLYFRADWLQRLIDIFGSAEEILKQNADTLAREAQMNPSTAAHFLQEAFALDPEEELAKTEKYGGRILVPEDEEYPQSFRDIKEAPIALYVLGKLPQNKACIAMVGTRKITAYGRRVANTLSTDLTQAGAVIVSGLARGVDSECHAAAVRLHKPTVAVIGTGIGRCYPPENRELAKAILQHGGAIISELPFHKPPHAFHFPRRNRLIAALSEVVIVVEGEVKSGALITAKLALEMGKDVLAVPGPIDSPQSGGPNQLIQDGAGVVTCVKDIIDYIPQPELFDLQTPANAVAESTLPEGLTELQQKVLTQIGSGEMTADQLVETLHLSVPEAAAVLFELEVKGILACNNGLYAKSKF; this is encoded by the coding sequence ATGAGCATCTCTGCACAAGAACGGTTGGCACGCATCCGCATAAATGCTTTTTTATATTTTCGGGCCGATTGGCTGCAACGACTGATTGATATTTTTGGTTCTGCCGAAGAAATTCTCAAGCAAAATGCAGATACGCTGGCACGGGAAGCCCAAATGAATCCTTCTACCGCCGCGCACTTCTTACAAGAGGCTTTTGCCCTTGATCCGGAAGAAGAACTGGCTAAAACAGAAAAATACGGCGGACGAATTTTAGTGCCGGAAGACGAGGAATATCCGCAATCTTTTCGAGATATAAAAGAAGCTCCGATTGCCTTGTATGTACTGGGCAAACTACCGCAAAACAAGGCCTGCATCGCCATGGTAGGTACCCGCAAAATTACCGCTTACGGACGCCGCGTTGCCAACACCCTATCTACAGATTTGACTCAAGCCGGTGCCGTAATAGTAAGTGGGCTGGCGCGCGGAGTAGACAGTGAATGTCACGCTGCCGCGGTCCGTTTACATAAACCCACCGTAGCGGTAATCGGTACCGGTATCGGACGTTGTTATCCCCCCGAAAACAGAGAGCTTGCCAAAGCTATTTTACAGCACGGGGGTGCTATTATTTCCGAACTTCCTTTTCATAAACCGCCGCATGCTTTTCACTTTCCGCGCCGGAACCGATTAATTGCCGCTTTATCGGAGGTAGTAATCGTCGTGGAAGGGGAAGTGAAATCCGGGGCGCTCATTACGGCTAAATTAGCCTTGGAAATGGGAAAAGACGTATTAGCCGTCCCCGGCCCGATTGACAGCCCGCAAAGCGGCGGCCCCAATCAGCTTATTCAAGATGGAGCAGGCGTTGTCACTTGCGTAAAAGATATAATAGACTATATACCGCAGCCGGAGCTGTTTGATTTACAGACTCCCGCTAACGCCGTTGCTGAGAGCACCCTTCCGGAGGGACTAACAGAACTGCAACAAAAAGTGTTGACACAAATCGGCTCGGGCGAAATGACGGCCGATCAATTAGTAGAAACCTTACATTTATCCGTACCGGAAGCGGCCGCGGTGCTATTTGAACTGGAAGTTAAAGGCATATTAGCCTGTAATAACGGGTTATATGCTAAAAGCAAATTTTAA
- a CDS encoding ATP-binding protein, whose translation MITEWDIVSNLDPSSSSIQYTLLIDGTEQDARLIAKKLEGYVQAPQPALAPFVYRFDLPADLDEDTLEKLRVAVREGIEQAKKVNEFVPGGSLGNPLFNAEATQEDKNFPTFITLDPSESFFEAKQTNTMDIPLPQEAESVTEPEAEAETEAEAEALPAQEEDLPSPEKMDVQVQSVQAEELSDQFVAENAQVPSDLPKPEPEPVKEAEASAPDAQQPLDDILLAETKYDMFVDLEQLDKQAAAKKASSQEKAPADTQEDAFNIFDQKIKDQTAFIDLADITGITERITQKDLEFVKHATVPPSPAPSVPTPDAPTEDTEEVLDPFEQLLAAASAPKQPEPTAEQPETPQTIEPQEPQSDPKPAAVVPAPAMEEKMNTENPGEKKTFIHLKHKAPEAPKPPTPPKPEAPAAPAAPAPKAPAAPAPKAPIAPAPTSHMRPAKRRSAPAATFLEKTHTIDHSIQIPLTELNQSNWSLEVPLVPTYTLENMTISINRFAHATAISVIDNPGKMYNPLVLHGASGTGKTHFLHAIGYALSKKLGQENVFITNGVRLSRGIQRYISEGNLQEFEDFTSKMKALLIDDIHLISVNEQNRAHLSKLLHDFRAQNKQIVITSKYPPENLAKLEELLDFKLDSGWISELKQASGPARSRIIQKMLVNNGINISNDDANRFFGHPNISLGAVSRSIRRVRVLEKLIFPDQEPSAQSALSIFDQLLATKGEDQTSLISQKSVNDIHSISVTGKGEWGRIGFFYPQNSSNMMNWLVFALQQRAKELGIPGGPELAVRSSYTTDNIISSAFKIANLCDNKKLKGAVILGPHTDLCEPSVRDNFYDILTHMLEIMLIRCGVLNTEDAAAPSTYVKILAELLR comes from the coding sequence ATGATTACAGAGTGGGATATCGTTTCTAATTTAGATCCTTCCAGTTCCTCTATTCAATACACTTTGTTAATAGATGGAACAGAGCAGGACGCGCGGCTTATTGCCAAAAAATTAGAAGGCTATGTCCAAGCGCCACAACCGGCTTTAGCTCCGTTTGTATACCGATTTGATTTGCCGGCAGATTTAGATGAGGACACTTTAGAAAAGCTCCGCGTCGCTGTGCGGGAAGGGATAGAACAAGCCAAAAAAGTAAATGAGTTTGTGCCGGGAGGATCTTTAGGTAATCCGCTATTTAACGCGGAGGCAACGCAGGAGGATAAAAATTTCCCGACGTTTATCACCTTGGATCCCTCTGAAAGTTTCTTCGAGGCAAAACAAACAAATACAATGGATATCCCCTTACCGCAAGAGGCAGAGTCCGTAACAGAACCGGAAGCCGAAGCTGAAACCGAGGCCGAAGCCGAAGCTCTGCCAGCGCAGGAAGAAGATCTTCCTTCTCCGGAAAAGATGGACGTACAAGTACAATCTGTGCAAGCGGAAGAATTATCAGACCAGTTTGTCGCAGAAAATGCACAAGTTCCGTCGGATTTACCAAAGCCTGAACCCGAACCTGTAAAAGAAGCGGAGGCTTCTGCTCCGGATGCCCAACAGCCGCTAGACGATATTTTGTTGGCAGAAACAAAATACGATATGTTCGTAGACCTTGAGCAACTGGATAAACAGGCCGCCGCCAAAAAAGCCTCTTCCCAAGAAAAGGCTCCTGCAGATACGCAGGAAGACGCTTTTAATATCTTTGACCAAAAAATCAAAGATCAAACCGCTTTTATTGACTTAGCCGATATTACGGGAATTACCGAGCGCATTACACAAAAAGATTTGGAGTTTGTCAAGCACGCTACCGTGCCGCCGAGCCCCGCTCCTTCAGTACCCACACCGGATGCGCCCACCGAAGATACCGAAGAAGTATTGGACCCTTTTGAACAGTTATTAGCGGCCGCTTCTGCGCCCAAACAGCCGGAACCTACCGCAGAACAACCGGAAACACCTCAAACTATTGAGCCGCAAGAACCGCAGTCGGATCCCAAACCTGCTGCTGTTGTGCCGGCACCTGCTATGGAGGAAAAAATGAATACAGAAAATCCAGGGGAAAAGAAAACTTTTATACACTTAAAACACAAAGCTCCGGAAGCTCCCAAACCGCCGACGCCTCCAAAGCCCGAAGCTCCCGCCGCACCGGCAGCTCCTGCGCCTAAAGCACCGGCAGCTCCTGCGCCCAAGGCACCGATAGCTCCGGCACCAACATCTCATATGCGTCCGGCCAAACGTCGTTCGGCTCCGGCCGCTACATTTTTGGAAAAGACCCATACGATTGACCATTCCATTCAGATTCCTTTGACAGAACTCAATCAAAGCAATTGGTCTTTGGAAGTGCCTTTAGTTCCCACATATACCTTGGAAAACATGACGATTTCCATTAACCGTTTTGCCCATGCAACGGCTATTTCCGTCATTGATAATCCGGGTAAAATGTACAACCCACTGGTTTTACATGGTGCTAGCGGCACAGGCAAGACCCATTTCCTGCATGCAATCGGGTATGCGTTGTCTAAAAAACTAGGTCAGGAAAACGTATTTATCACTAACGGGGTGCGTTTATCCCGCGGTATACAACGTTACATTAGTGAAGGCAATTTGCAAGAATTTGAGGATTTCACCTCTAAAATGAAAGCCTTGCTCATTGATGATATCCACTTGATTTCCGTCAATGAACAAAATCGGGCGCACTTGTCTAAATTGCTGCACGACTTCCGTGCCCAAAACAAACAAATCGTCATCACTTCCAAATATCCGCCGGAAAATTTGGCAAAACTGGAAGAATTATTGGATTTCAAGTTGGATTCCGGTTGGATTTCCGAGTTGAAACAAGCCTCCGGTCCGGCCCGCTCACGCATCATTCAGAAAATGCTGGTCAATAACGGAATTAACATTTCCAACGATGATGCCAACCGCTTTTTCGGACACCCCAATATATCTTTGGGAGCTGTTTCCCGTAGTATCCGGCGCGTACGAGTACTGGAAAAATTAATTTTCCCTGACCAAGAGCCCTCTGCGCAATCGGCGCTTTCAATCTTTGACCAATTATTAGCCACCAAGGGAGAAGATCAAACCAGCTTGATTTCTCAAAAATCCGTCAATGATATCCATTCCATTTCCGTTACGGGAAAAGGAGAGTGGGGACGCATTGGATTTTTCTACCCACAGAATAGTTCTAACATGATGAATTGGCTGGTGTTTGCCTTGCAACAACGCGCCAAAGAATTGGGCATTCCCGGTGGGCCGGAATTAGCCGTACGCTCTTCCTACACTACCGACAATATCATTTCTTCCGCATTCAAAATTGCCAACTTGTGTGATAATAAAAAATTGAAAGGGGCGGTCATTTTAGGCCCTCACACAGATTTGTGCGAACCCTCTGTGCGGGATAATTTTTATGATATTCTTACGCATATGTTGGAGATTATGCTCATTCGCTGTGGCGTATTAAATACAGAAGATGCGGCAGCTCCCAGTACGTATGTTAAAATTCTAGCGGAGTTACTCAGATGA
- the deoC gene encoding deoxyribose-phosphate aldolase produces the protein MNLAKYIDHTLLKPQASQADMEKLCQEARQYGFFSVCVNPYWVPFCKAQLAGSDVKVCTVIGFPLGATPTEVKVFEAKKALADGADELDMVVNLGAIKSANWDYVLSDIKAIRQAGENFTLKVIIETSVLTDEEKVKVCQLSDQAGADFVKTSTGFTGGGATAADVALMKKSVRPQVQVKASGGVRTREDFDAMVAAGATRIGASAGVKIIEGK, from the coding sequence ATGAACTTGGCCAAATACATTGATCACACCCTTTTGAAACCGCAAGCCTCCCAAGCAGATATGGAAAAACTCTGCCAAGAGGCGCGTCAATATGGCTTTTTTAGCGTATGTGTCAATCCGTACTGGGTGCCGTTTTGCAAAGCACAACTAGCCGGAAGCGACGTAAAAGTATGCACGGTCATTGGTTTTCCTTTGGGAGCTACCCCGACGGAAGTCAAAGTATTTGAAGCCAAAAAGGCCTTGGCTGACGGGGCTGATGAATTGGATATGGTGGTCAATTTAGGGGCAATTAAAAGCGCCAATTGGGACTATGTGCTTTCCGATATAAAAGCCATCCGCCAAGCCGGAGAAAATTTTACGTTAAAAGTGATTATTGAAACGTCCGTATTAACAGACGAAGAAAAAGTAAAAGTTTGCCAACTCTCTGACCAAGCCGGCGCCGATTTTGTCAAAACTTCTACCGGTTTTACCGGCGGTGGAGCCACGGCTGCCGATGTGGCTTTAATGAAAAAATCCGTTAGACCCCAAGTGCAAGTAAAAGCCTCCGGCGGAGTACGTACTCGGGAAGATTTTGATGCTATGGTAGCGGCCGGAGCCACCCGTATCGGAGCCAGCGCCGGCGTAAAGATTATCGAGGGAAAATGA
- a CDS encoding triose-phosphate isomerase, which produces MKRTPIIAGNWKMHNTLAESAALIEALKKAGNKNNAEIIVAPSFTSLAKVAELAKGSQLQVSAQDVHWEDKGAFTSAVSPVQAKDAGATHTILGHSERRSVFGDTDEILNKKVAAALRHGLTIIFCVGETLEEREAGKTLDVINGQIVNGLKGFTAEQLKGLIIAYEPVWAIGTGKTATPEQAQEVHAAIRATLAKAYGEDFAQATRILYGGSVKDTNVDEIMAKPDVDGALVGGQSLIAEKFARIINFN; this is translated from the coding sequence ATGAAAAGAACACCTATTATTGCCGGAAACTGGAAAATGCACAACACTTTAGCGGAATCTGCCGCATTAATCGAAGCCTTAAAAAAAGCAGGTAACAAAAACAATGCCGAAATCATTGTTGCCCCCTCTTTTACGTCGCTAGCCAAAGTGGCCGAACTGGCCAAAGGCTCCCAATTACAAGTATCCGCCCAAGACGTACATTGGGAAGATAAAGGCGCTTTTACCAGCGCGGTTTCCCCCGTGCAAGCCAAAGATGCCGGCGCCACCCACACCATTTTAGGCCATAGCGAACGCCGTAGCGTGTTCGGAGACACCGACGAAATTTTGAATAAAAAAGTAGCCGCCGCTTTGCGCCATGGGCTCACCATTATTTTCTGCGTGGGCGAAACTTTAGAAGAACGCGAAGCCGGCAAAACCTTGGACGTTATCAACGGACAAATTGTAAACGGCTTAAAAGGTTTTACCGCCGAACAATTAAAAGGTTTAATCATTGCTTATGAACCCGTATGGGCCATCGGCACCGGCAAAACCGCTACGCCGGAGCAGGCACAAGAAGTACATGCCGCTATTCGCGCCACGTTAGCCAAAGCCTACGGCGAAGATTTTGCGCAAGCCACCCGCATCTTGTACGGCGGCAGTGTCAAAGATACCAACGTAGACGAAATTATGGCTAAACCGGATGTGGACGGAGCTTTAGTAGGCGGTCAATCTTTAATCGCGGAAAAATTTGCCCGTATCATTAACTTTAACTAG
- a CDS encoding peptide MFS transporter gives MTDEEVKHNVTKHGQPKGLYMLFMVEMWERFNYYGMRALLALFMVSTVIGFTKERSSQIYGMFTALVYLTPVLGGYIADRYIGKRHSITIGAILMAVGQFTLASYELINPVLALGTGLTLIIIGNGFFKPNISSIVGELYEPNDVRRDGGFTIFYMGINIGAFFAPFVCGYLGEPTKGMDAVLAAAKWKYGFMAAGTGMVIGLVWYLVSQNKYLGHIGLLPVSKKAAEDDPEEKAKAEAANRPLTQEEWDKIKAICTFTFFAVFFFAFFEQAGTSLNFFADGATNLTPVLPFIGQVTLKASYFQAVNPICVVLFAPLFAKMWIKLGDKDPSIPTKFGWGLFLQGLAFAVIAVGAAVYQSSGPVSALWLIFMYMLCTMGELCLSPVGLSMVTKLSPLKFMSLFMGIWLASSFFGNLLAGWLASHYESWSLTTLFSVPAIGSMVFGVIMWIMTKKIKYWMHGVK, from the coding sequence ATGACAGATGAAGAAGTAAAACATAACGTGACCAAACATGGCCAACCTAAGGGCTTGTATATGCTCTTTATGGTGGAAATGTGGGAACGTTTTAACTACTACGGTATGCGTGCGTTGCTGGCGCTCTTTATGGTCAGTACCGTCATTGGTTTTACCAAAGAAAGATCCAGCCAAATTTACGGTATGTTTACGGCTTTAGTCTATTTGACCCCGGTTTTAGGCGGATATATAGCAGACCGCTATATTGGAAAACGCCATTCCATTACCATTGGGGCCATTTTAATGGCCGTAGGACAATTCACTTTGGCCTCGTACGAACTCATCAACCCGGTGCTCGCACTCGGAACGGGTTTGACGTTAATCATTATCGGTAATGGTTTTTTCAAACCGAATATTTCCTCTATCGTAGGCGAACTCTATGAACCTAATGATGTGCGCCGCGATGGTGGCTTCACCATTTTTTATATGGGTATTAACATCGGGGCTTTCTTTGCTCCGTTTGTGTGCGGATACTTGGGCGAGCCGACCAAAGGAATGGACGCTGTCTTAGCCGCCGCCAAATGGAAATACGGTTTTATGGCAGCCGGTACCGGTATGGTAATTGGTTTGGTGTGGTACTTGGTCTCTCAAAACAAATACTTAGGACACATCGGTTTGCTCCCTGTTAGCAAGAAAGCTGCAGAGGATGATCCGGAAGAAAAAGCCAAAGCAGAAGCGGCCAATCGTCCTTTGACCCAAGAAGAATGGGACAAAATCAAAGCAATTTGTACCTTCACCTTCTTTGCGGTGTTCTTCTTTGCGTTCTTTGAACAAGCAGGCACCTCTTTGAACTTCTTTGCAGACGGAGCTACCAATTTAACTCCGGTCTTGCCGTTCATTGGACAAGTCACTTTGAAAGCCTCTTACTTTCAGGCAGTCAACCCGATTTGTGTGGTGTTGTTTGCCCCGTTATTTGCCAAAATGTGGATTAAACTGGGCGATAAAGACCCCTCTATTCCGACCAAGTTCGGTTGGGGTTTGTTCTTGCAAGGTTTGGCTTTTGCCGTGATCGCGGTAGGAGCGGCTGTGTATCAATCCAGCGGCCCGGTCAGTGCTTTATGGCTGATCTTTATGTATATGCTGTGCACCATGGGTGAGCTGTGCTTGTCCCCAGTTGGGTTGTCTATGGTGACCAAATTGTCCCCGTTGAAATTTATGTCTTTATTCATGGGTATTTGGTTAGCCTCTTCGTTCTTTGGCAACCTGCTAGCCGGATGGCTGGCCAGCCACTATGAATCTTGGAGCTTGACCACCTTATTCTCCGTACCGGCCATTGGTTCTATGGTATTTGGTGTGATTATGTGGATCATGACCAAGAAGATCAAATACTGGATGCACGGTGTGAAATAA
- a CDS encoding bifunctional (p)ppGpp synthetase/guanosine-3',5'-bis(diphosphate) 3'-pyrophosphohydrolase: MPLSLDELIRQFKEYNPNADTTMLEKAYLFAQEKHKDQKRETGEPYFNHCTAVAQILLDFKMDEETICAGLLHDTVEDTGVTSEELKREFNKDVAHIVQGVTKISDLKFSSTDEETVENWRKMLIAVAEDVRVILVKLADRTHNMRTMDVMPPEKQKFKSYETITLYAPLAQRLGMFTIKTELEDLAFKYLHPEEFKDLVAQVEKRTADRAAALNEFKRLLEPALQEEGLKYRLLSRAKNYYSIYRKMQKQHLTFAEIQDSLGVRIITQNVSDCYKALGIVHSRFKPLAGTFTDYIATPKANMYQSIHTTVLVPTGDIVEIQIRTEEMHRTCEYGIAAHWRYKLGGKKDKNFDEKINWIRQWIEWQRDLTAPREFLEGFQTDINLQQVFVFTPQADVKPLPDGSTPIDFAYAIHTDIGDHYMGAKVNNRMVSMNYVFKTGDVCEIITKKNAQPKRDWLEHAKTANARSRIKRFLRTRGEEI, from the coding sequence ATGCCTCTTTCCCTGGATGAACTGATACGCCAATTTAAAGAATATAACCCCAACGCCGATACTACGATGTTGGAGAAGGCGTACCTGTTTGCCCAAGAAAAGCACAAGGACCAAAAGCGGGAAACCGGCGAACCCTATTTTAATCACTGTACCGCTGTGGCACAAATCTTGCTGGACTTCAAAATGGATGAAGAAACTATTTGTGCCGGTTTGTTGCACGATACGGTAGAAGATACGGGCGTTACCTCCGAGGAACTTAAACGTGAATTTAATAAAGACGTAGCGCATATCGTACAAGGGGTTACGAAAATCAGTGATTTGAAATTTTCTTCTACGGATGAAGAAACGGTGGAAAACTGGCGCAAAATGCTTATCGCCGTGGCCGAAGATGTGCGCGTTATTTTAGTCAAACTGGCCGACCGCACGCACAACATGCGCACCATGGATGTGATGCCGCCCGAAAAGCAAAAATTTAAATCTTATGAAACTATCACGCTTTATGCGCCCTTGGCCCAGCGGTTGGGAATGTTCACCATTAAAACAGAGCTGGAAGATTTGGCTTTTAAGTATTTGCATCCGGAAGAATTTAAAGATTTAGTGGCCCAAGTGGAAAAACGTACCGCAGACCGCGCCGCCGCACTCAATGAATTTAAGCGTTTATTGGAGCCGGCTCTGCAAGAAGAAGGGTTGAAATACCGCCTACTTTCTCGCGCTAAAAACTATTATTCTATCTACCGTAAAATGCAGAAACAACATCTGACCTTTGCCGAAATTCAGGATTCTCTGGGCGTGCGTATCATTACACAGAATGTGTCAGATTGTTATAAAGCACTGGGTATTGTACACTCTCGTTTTAAGCCGCTGGCCGGTACTTTTACCGATTATATTGCCACCCCTAAAGCCAATATGTACCAAAGCATTCACACCACGGTACTGGTGCCTACCGGAGATATTGTGGAAATCCAAATCCGCACCGAGGAAATGCACCGCACTTGTGAGTACGGCATCGCGGCCCATTGGCGCTATAAATTAGGCGGTAAAAAAGACAAAAACTTTGACGAAAAAATTAACTGGATCCGCCAATGGATTGAATGGCAGCGCGACTTAACCGCCCCGCGTGAATTTTTAGAGGGTTTTCAGACCGATATTAACTTGCAACAGGTCTTTGTGTTCACTCCGCAAGCTGACGTAAAACCCTTGCCGGATGGTTCCACCCCGATTGATTTTGCTTATGCAATTCACACAGATATCGGTGACCATTATATGGGGGCCAAAGTTAATAATCGCATGGTCAGCATGAACTATGTGTTCAAAACCGGCGATGTATGCGAAATTATTACTAAGAAAAACGCCCAGCCCAAACGAGATTGGTTGGAGCACGCCAAAACGGCAAATGCCCGCAGCCGTATCAAACGTTTTTTGCGTACACGCGGAGAGGAAATATGA